One stretch of Sebastes umbrosus isolate fSebUmb1 chromosome 5, fSebUmb1.pri, whole genome shotgun sequence DNA includes these proteins:
- the LOC119488738 gene encoding LOW QUALITY PROTEIN: flavin-containing monooxygenase 5-like (The sequence of the model RefSeq protein was modified relative to this genomic sequence to represent the inferred CDS: inserted 2 bases in 1 codon): MTRHVAVIGGGSSGLACIKCCLDEGLEPVCFEGSDDIGGLWRFKENPEPDRASIYHSVIINSSKEMMCSSDFPIPAHFPNYMHNSLVMDYFHMYADRFQLTKHIRFNTKVLQVTQRSDFSHSGQWNVETENKDGEKEKQIFDAVMICIGRHCRPNYPLHDFPDIDTFKGKYFHSRDYKTPEEWRDKKVVVLGIGNSGADIAVELSRVTKQLYLSTRRGAWIANRVSDNGLPRDMLNNRMTDFVRRILPFELLCSVAERKVNQRFDHSLYNLKPKYRLLRQHPTQSDELPNRILSGTIQVKXNIRRFQGSSVEFADGSVVEDVDLVVFATGYRFCFPFLDSHVTSVSENKASLYKYVFPSELDRPTLEIIGLVQPLGASMPISEMQARWATRVFKGSVKLPSVASMLKDAQCKQKTMAKRYITSHRHPILVDVSYMDEIAELVGVQPNFLRLLLTDPRLGLNLLLGPSTSYQYRFRGPEKWAGARQAILTQWERVAQPMQTRPCYGPKPKRSFVWSLILSAAAVGSAAYNLPAFLQDPTALLDKIKVYLSAQ; the protein is encoded by the exons ATGACTCGTCATGTGGCAGTGATTGGAGGAGGTAGTTCAGGTCTGGCCTGTATCAAGTGCTGCCTGGATGAGGGGCTGGAGCCTGTCTGCTTCGAAGGCAGCGATGACATCGGTGGTCTGTGGAGGTTTAAG GAGAATCCAGAGCCAGACAGGGCCAGCATCTACCACTCTGTCATCATCAACTCCTCCAAGGAGATGATGTGTTCCAGTGACTTTCCCATCCCTGCACACTTCCCCAACTACATGCACAACTCCCTCGTCATGGACTACTTTCACATGTACGCTGACCGCTTCCAGCTCACTAAGCACATACGCTTCAAT ACCAAAGTCTTGCAGGTGACGCAGAGATCAGATTTCTCTCATTCAGGCCAGTGGAACGTTGAGACGGAGAACAAGGATGGTGAAAAGGAGAAACAGATTTTTGATGCTGTGATGATCTGTATTGGACGTCACTGCCGTCCCAACTATCCACTGCATGACTTCCCAG ACATTGACACTTTCAAGGGAAAGTACTTCCACAGCCGAGACTACAAGACTCCTGAGGAGTGGAGGGATAAAAAGGTTGTAGTGCTTGGAATAGGAAACTCTGGAGCAGACATAGCAGTGGAACTGAGCAGAGTCACCAAGCAG CTGTATCTAAGCACTCGGAGGGGAGCCTGGATCGCAAATCGAGTTTCAGACAATGGTCTTCCCCGTGATATGCTGAACAACAGGATGACAGATTTTGTGCGCCGGATCCTTCCCTTTGAATTACTCTGCAGCGTGGCAGAAAGAAAAGTCAACCAAAGATTTGATCACAGTCTGTACAACTTGAAGCCAAAGTACAG GTTGCTCAGACAACATCCCACACAGAGCGATGAGCTTCCCAACCGCATCCTATCTGGGACAATTCAGGTGAA CAACATCCGCAGGTTTCAGGGGTCCAGTGTGGAGTTTGCTGATGGAAGTGTCGTGGAAGATGTCGACCTGGTG GTGTTTGCCACAGGTTACAGGTTTTGCTTTCCATTCCTGGACTCACATGTGACCTCAGTGTCTGAGAACAAAGCATCGCTGTACAAGTATGTGTTTCCTTCTGAGTTGGACCGCCCCACTCTGGAAATCATTGGTCTCGTGCAGCCACTGGGAGCCAGTATGCCCATCTCTGAGATGCAGGCCCGATGGGCCACACGTGTCTTTAAAG GCAGCGTCAAGCTTCCCTCAGTGGCTTCCATGCTAAAAGATGCCCAGTGCAAGCAGAAGACAATGGCTAAAAG GTATATCACCAGTCACAGACACCCCATCCTGGTTGATGTCAGCTACATGGATGAGATAGCAGAGCTGGTGGGAGTTCAACCCAACTTCCTGAGGCTGCTGCTGACTGATCCCAGGCTGGGACTGAATCTGTTGCTCGGTCCCAGTACTTCGTACCAGTATCGTTTCAGAGGGCCAGAGAAATGGGCTGGAGCCCGTCAGGCCATCCTCACTCAGTGGGAGAGAGTGGCTCAACCCATGCAGACCAGGCCCTGTTATGGTCCCAAACCAAAGAGATCGTTTGTGTGGTCTCTGATtctgtcagctgctgctgtgggCTCGGCTGCCTACAACCTTCCAGCTTTCCTGCAGGACCCCACTGCACTGTTGGACAAGATAAAAGTTTACCTGTCTGCTCAGTAA
- the LOC119488737 gene encoding flavin-containing monooxygenase 5-like has product MARRVAVIGGGSSGLACIKCCLDEGLEPVCFESSNDIGGLWRFKENPEPDRASIYHSVIINTSKEMMCYSDFPIPAHFPNYMHNSLIMDYFHMYADRFQLTKHIRFNTKVLQVKQRSDFSHSGQWDVETENKDGEKEKQIFDAVMICIGHHCHPNLPLQDFPGIDTFKGKYFHSRDYKTPEEWRDKKVVVLGIGSSGGDIAVELSRVTKQLYLSTRRGAWIVNRVSDNGLPSDMLYNRMSIKVRRILPFELLCSMKERKVNRRFDHSLYNLKPKHRLFSQHPTANDELPNRILSGTVQVKPNIRRFQGSSVEFADGTVVEDVDLVVFATGYRFSFPFLASNVVPVSENKASLYKYVFPPELDRPTLVIIGLVQPLGAIMPISEMQARWATRVFKGSTKLPAVASMLKDVQCKQETMAKRYVTSQRHTIQVDYMSYMDEIAALVGVRPNSLRLLLTDPRLALNVMFGPGTPYQYRLRGPGKWAGARQAILTQWERVFKPMQTRPCDDPKPKRSLMWPLILSAAAVGLACVNRNKLPAFLQDPSVLLDKIKAYLHAH; this is encoded by the exons ATGGCTCGTCGTGTGGCAGTGATTGGAGGAGGTAGTTCAGGTCTGGCCTGTATCAAGTGCTGTCTGGATGAGGGGCTGGAGCCTGTCTGCTTTGAAAGCAGCAATGACATCGGTGGTCTGTGGAGGTTTAAG GAGAATCCAGAGCCAGACAGGGCCAGCATCTACCACTCTGTCATCATCAACACCTCCAAAGAGATGATGTGTTACAGTGACTTTCCCATCCCTGCACACTTCCCCAACTACATGCACAACTCCCTCATCATGGACTACTTTCACATGTATGCTGACCGCTTCCAGCTCACCAAGCACATACGCTTCAAT ACCAAAGTCTTGCAGGTGAAGCAGAGATCAGATTTCTCTCATTCAGGCCAGTGGGACGTTGAGACGGAGAACAAGGATGGTGAAAAGGAGAAACAGATTTTTGATGCTGTGATGATCTGTATTGGACATCACTGCCACCCCAACTTGCCACTGCAAGACTTCCCAG GCATTGACACATTCAAGGGAAAATACTTCCACAGCCGAGACTACAAGACTCCTGAGGAGTGGAGGGATAAAAAGGTTGTAGTGCTTGGAATAGGAAGCTCTGGAGGAGACATAGCAGTGGAACTGAGCAGAGTCACCAAGCAG CTGTATCTAAGCACTCGGAGGGGAGCCTGGATCGTAAATCGAGTTTCAGACAATGGTCTTCCCAGTGATATGTTGTACAACAGGATGTCAATTAAAGTGCGCCGGATCCTTCCCTTTGAATTACTCTGCagcatgaaagaaagaaaagtcaacCGAAGATTTGATCACAGTCTGTACAACTTGAAGCCAAAGCACAG GTTGTTCAGCCAACATCCGACAGCGAATGATGAGCTTCCCAACCGTATCCTATCTGGAACAGTTCAGGTGAAACCCAACATCCGCCGGTTTCAGGGATCCAGTGTGGAGTTTGCTGACGGAACTGTCGTGGAAGATGTCGACCTGGTG GTGTTTGCCACAGGTTACAGGTTTTCCTTTCCATTCCTGGCCTCAAATGTGGTCCCAGTGTCTGAGAACAAAGCATCGCTGTACAAGTATGTGTTTCCTCCTGAGTTGGACCGCCCCACTCTGGTTATCATTGGTCTCGTGCAGCCACTGGGAGCCATTATGCCCATCTCTGAGATGCAGGCCCGATGGGCCACACGTGTCTTTAAAG GCAGCACCAAGCTTCCTGCAGTGGCTTCTATGCTAAAAGATGTCCAGTGCAAGCAGGAGACAATGGCTAAAAG GTACGTCACCAGTCAGAGACACACCATCCAGGTTGACTATATGAGCTACATGGATGAGATAGCAGCGCTGGTGGGGGTTCGACCCAACTCCCTGAGGCTGCTGCTGACTGATCCCAGGCTGGCGCTGAATGTGATGTTCGGTCCCGGTACTCCGTACCAGTATCGTCTCAGAGGGCCAGGGAAATGGGCTGGAGCCCGTCAGGCCATCCTCACTCAGTGGGAGAGAGTGTTTAAACCCATGCAGACCAGGCCCTGTGATGATCCTAAACCCAAGAGATCGTTGATGTGGCCTCTGATcctgtcagctgctgctgtgggCTTGGCCTGCGTTAACAGGAACAAACTTCCAGCTTTCCTACAGGATCCCAGTGTACTGTTGGACAAGATAAAAGCTTACCTGCATGCACACTGA